The following proteins are encoded in a genomic region of Rhodoferax aquaticus:
- a CDS encoding entericidin A/B family lipoprotein, translating to MKHLSFVICAICVVLAGCNTVKGIGQDLQKAGEKIEEVAKKK from the coding sequence GTGAAACACCTTAGCTTTGTCATCTGCGCCATTTGTGTTGTGCTCGCTGGCTGCAACACCGTCAAGGGTATTGGTCAGGACCTGCAAAAAGCAGGCGAAAAAATTGAAGAGGTAGCGAAAAAGAAATGA